A window of Plodia interpunctella isolate USDA-ARS_2022_Savannah chromosome 3, ilPloInte3.2, whole genome shotgun sequence genomic DNA:
ttatttttattagtatatttttccATTGCACAGGGATATAACCCCAGGGTATTAAATTCGTGTCCAGAAGATATACTACTTGTGCTATAAATCGTACTTTTAACTGTGCTAAAAGGGTCACTTTTATAGAAAAAGTTTCCACTAGTAGCATAATTGGTGGACGTATTAggaatagttttatttatattgcaatCAAAATCTAAACCAAAATTAGTGTCTGAAATTGTGCAATTTGTTGAAATTAGTGACGACATatgtaaattcaaaaatgGATTGTCATTGGAGACACTTGGATTTGCAGATGCACCTGTACTTTTATTTCCACTTTCTTTAGTTtgaacattttgtttatttgtactgTTAGATTGCGGTGGAActttattgatttgttttttcatatCAGTAGAAGTTGGCTTTTCATAAAATGAAACTGACTGTTGTGTTGTTTCAATTCTTCGTGGAGTGTTTTCCTTTAAATTAGAGTGTAAAGTATTTTGAGGATCTTCTGCAGGACTATCTGCTCTATTGCCGCTCACTAAAGGAAAAGACATAAGAAAAGCAGCAGTAGGTGAAGCTGCTAAAAATTCTTCGGCTAATTCTAATCGAGCATTCCCAGCATCTACGACTGTATCACATAAAGCTGAATCTAAAATAGTAGgcaatttattttccttatcTTTATCTTCCACTACCGAATCTTTTTCTGACGATACTTTATTGAATTTGGTACTTGGATTTGCTTTGGAACAAATAGATTGGGTAACAGTAGATGTTTTCTCAGTAGCAGTACTTAAAACTGATGCAACCGTAGTTGTAATGTCTTGTACTGAGCATTTTGGAATTTCAGTTACATTAATATTGTCCCCACCTTCtgttacttttacatttacgCTGATATTAATTGCAATATTACTTGATGGtcctaatttagttttaataacgTCTTTGGAGCCAGTGTCTTCTTTCACCGGAGCTTCAATATCAGAAATGTCTTcaataattaagttattattttcagacagATTTGCTTTGTTTGTATTATCATTTTTGTCATCATTTTTATCGTTTTTGATAGTTTCTTTAGACATATCAAAAACATTAACGTCTTTGGCCACTAtttctttattgattttgaagCCCGATTTAGATTTCTTAGAAATCTTTTTAATACTATcagttttagattttaaattacttttttttgttttggtggCTGACAAGGGACGGGAGTATGCTGAtattggtaaaatattaacCATAGTAGTCTTTGTAATGTCACTACTACTTCTGTTAACTATAGGAATAGGCGTTTTACTAATGGGTTGTAAGTTTTGATCAACCAATACTATAGTAGGTGGAAGAGCCGGAAATAGCATCGGCCTTTGCTGGAAGATATATGGAGCCGCTGGTAAAACTACTATTGTGTTATCTGGTCCTGAAAAAAGATTAAGAACTAAAGTGAATAAGGGTTTTGATTTTCCAAATATTGTCAGTTATTcaaattaagtacctaatgcCATGAAtagtgattttaaaatatctttcacATGTTCAGTTGTCATTACCTTTTTTATCTTTGTTGAGATTAGGTAACAAAATTGGAAGTTTTTGTATCGACACTCTCTGAGTAGATTCTTTTAATATCGATTCTGTAGCATTTGATTTCACCTTAACATTTGTGGTTAAAATTGACTTTTCTTTCAAAGcattacattttgatttttgcaAAGTAATTAACTTGCCAGGCTTTTTGTctgaaaaaaacaatcaattaCTCTTttcactattaaaatatttaacaacaaGGTATACATGTATCACTTTTTTGACACATTTTTTGAGTGAAATATAAGCACcatgaaattttacaattcaatATGTTTCATTACCAACTCACTTTGTTTTTTCCTGTTGATTCCAATACAAAAAACTTGTGTAGATGCATCActcacattatttttcttattctcATAGGCATCAAGCTTCACTTGCAGAGCTAGTATTTCTGTTTCTAAAACACATTCATATTAGTGCCCACGATTAATCTTctcaaaagttaaattaaaaggcATTAACATATTTCTGTTAAAAACTATAAGTTTTAGCTGGAAAGTAGTGTAATATGAACCTATTCCCAGCACACATTTCCCAGCAAGAAAGCTACCCATATCCTTCTCAgaacttcaaactacatgctTCAACTACTAAAGTTCAAAGAGGTAACaacaaacttaaaatttgaatttataatgttaggaTTAGctttttagaaataatgtatttcttGTTACCTTTAAGTACTTACTCATTTGTGTCTTTTCCTGCAGACAATTACTGAGACATGATATTGCTTTCTGTATGATTTCGATTTTAGGATACTGAATGTTTTCTGCATCTTTAATTGTAGTATCATTTGACTTTATAATAGATTTTACAATTTCTCCTAGCTTTGCAATGGCATCATTGAACTTATTACGCCTTTGACGTTCCCATTCACGACAACGgctacaatattataaacagatcaaaattaataaacaaaaaattaaatatacaatgacCAGATTAtctcaatattaatttacacatACTAATCTAAATCTTGAATATATAACTGTACATGTAGAGAGTACTAGTAGATATACACTTTAATGTTCTTCTTTGCAATTATCTCTATTTTTTTCTGCtgttatgttattgtttaGGCATTATTGATGCAAACTAATTTGCGTTTAGTGTATGacttataattatgttttcagACTCCTAAATCGTAATGGTaactaacaataacaaaaagaggtaatttattaaaactgatCATGTAAACTACCGCaacaaagttattattttttgtgaaaaatctCACCTGGGTGTTCGGGACTTGTTACTAGTTTCCATTGCTCATTTTATACTCCGACATAAGTACACAAAACATTGGTGAATCATTTAGTTTCCGCAATAAAAGCTAAAACTTCTTATATaccgaaaatttaaaaactgatTTGCAGCATCTTTGATTTCGCAACGGGTTTTGCAATTGCATGCATTTAGTaggtaaatgttttattttattagcaaataaaataactttcccaaaaatgttttgttgttgATGTTGATTTTGACTTAACGATGATTGACATTGACACCGTTCACCGTTCTTGAATTtgacattttagtttttagcttggtcaaacaaatataaaatcctCAAGTAACATTTTTACTGACAAAATACCATTGGCCAGCTTGTGAAGCTATATAGAAAGGACAATAGTAAGTTGCTCCCACAGACTCAAGTTTGCTTATATGTTTGTTGTTGTTCCCTTTATTGGTATCccaaaaaatatcttcttgCTCGCTGAAAGGtatatatgttacggctaaaccccgaAGTGCGAGCCGCACTTCGGGATTACACCTTACCGACTTACActcatagatataaaaatattatgttacacTTAGGTGCAGCCTGGTTATGGCTAGACCTGTATTTATTCAACCGGGCCTAGATGCAGCCGGTCTTCGGTATATGTGGTTTAACCTTTATCATACCGACTAGACCTAGGAGCTATCATTGGACttaatatttagaataattCACCGGTGTATCAGTTTCTTAGACCTGGCATAAATGCTAGTATGTACTAAAATATCAGTGCATGGGTCCGTCTGAAGAACATTTTGacattacatttcaaatttttccttccataagaaaattgacggattgtaatgaaagCGAGGCCGTAGCGGTCAAAACGCTTGCTCGCAAGAACCATCCGCATACGATTTTCGACTTTATTAGCATCAACTTCATTCACAGGCTACATCTAAATATATCCGATTTAGCCTGGCTAAACCTATGTGTAGCTGAACTTCGGGGTTTAGCTGTAACATAATATGcatatattcataataaatgcATAAGAAAGATAGAGGTCAGATGAAAGGGGTAGTACCtacatgtacaaaatttactactttatataaaaaaaatcttgggTGAGGTGGAGTACTGTCCTGTTCAGTCTTACGGACCCATAATAGGGAATATTACGCAAaactcagcgcagatggcgctactggtacaactaggGTTAACAAACATCGCCAATGAAagaaaaagcgccaattttcaatattattgatgATTACGACTAAAATGCCTTCTTCGCAATTGTGGTGcgatattaaaagaaaaaaagaaggaTTTGGTGGATTATTGAATAAGCTTAAACTAGATTTCGATTATTGATTAGGAACACAAAGTGTTAAATACAAGACGTATTtgctaaattatttaagtccattgtaaaacacaatacctttattataattattgaatactAACGATATCACATTGCACTATTTGTGGCATTGGGATGGCACTTCTTCAACATAATCAATTAACTACTTCCAcccaaaaactattcaaatccAAAATATAAACCCAAAAAACCTATAGGGTCTATAGGGTTAACTTCATATGTACGacaacacatatttttattttttttgacaacctcggtggcgcagtggtatagTGCTTGCCTCCGAGCTTCGTTCGATaaccggtcgggtcatgatggaaaatgatctttttctgattggcccgagtcttggatgtttatctatatatgtatatgttataaaatatagcatcgttgagttagtacaccataacacaagtctcggacttactttgggactagctcaatatgtgtaatttgtccttatatatttatttatatttgatatttagcTTCATGTTTAGCAGCTCAAAACTGAGGGCGGTTATCTggttctgaaaataataacaaaattttaggttatatgctgcattatttggtcaactgtggtgataaactaataaacttgattttgactgaaagccttacctgtatgaagtccatattttcataaatcgtCAAGTGTGAGCATATTTTTAACCATTTACTGGCAAAAATTTTGCAACGTGTGGTGGtttcccatagttttcgaagtatTTTATCTTTTGCAAAACGAtgtttcccaatatttcggcacccgaatatacAACACTATTGTAGATGTTCACAAACTAATGCTtacataagaaaaatatgattaaagtACATATGCTCTACAATGTACATATACTCTATAATAAACGTTTTCCTCAACTTAGCAAATGACGGCATTGCTTACCAACCATACAGTGAtgcactctggcgggataaattcgcagtaatactccctatgtCATGATGGTCTTTAGTTTTTAGTAGGTATGCTTTCAATGCTACCTGGGATTCGCTCTATGACCTAGTCTGACAGATCACAGAGTGACAGATGACAGAATGAGTCATAATTGAAAAAACCGTGTTTTCCAATTCGTCAGAGGAGAGCCAGCAagaattgtttttgtattctttTCGGGTGTGTCTATATTGTCGTAATAGTATATCtggttttaaataacaaacctTGATAGTTTCTGTAAATTGAATTATCAGATTAAACAGTGATTTTGTGCTGTGCCAAATAGGTAACAAGCTTGTATAGCTACTACGttgcttttgttattttgcaTGAACAATCAGATAAGAAGCCACTCTACCTACATAAGTGTCaactaatttattgatatcgaatatttaattcatttcagTTATTATCATGTCGCTGTATCCATCTTTGGAGGATATGAAAGTGGACAACATGGCACGGGCTCAGCTGAGTCAGCAGCAAATGCCACCGTCGTATGGTGCTCCCTCTCATGTGGCGGCGCTCCCCAGCGCTCCGGCCCTTGGGCATGTTTACCCATCTCTAGGAGACTATATGGGGTTGGAATTATCTGCTGATGTTATTGCTTTGAATATGCCAGAGTACCAAGTACAAACTGTAAGTGGTCATAGTATAAGAATTTCTTAAATTAGGTCACTCAGATTGCATTCCATTGTGTGTATCAATAggaattcataaataaataattatttgtttgattatattgtttgtatttcacAATAAGTAAATGGTATTGCATTGTCAACATAAGCTTTCTAAATATAACTGGTGTTTAATGTTTTCTGATTAAGTTCTTATTATATCCCTGTAGTCATATTCCTCTGGCTGAGGgttgtggaatgaaacacatacaataACTTGGCATTCCAATTCACACAATATTTGATTATCAATTTTAGTGTAGTTTGCCacatgttttccttcaaatgttcataaataggtataataaacaagtacaaaaatttaaaactgaatatcatacataatgttattgttaatacctacaaattagtttctattaaaattaagtgaaTAGGTATTGTTTAGATAATTTATCCTTTCTGATTAGGTGCATCCTGGAACATTGAGCCAACCATCTGGTGGCATCAACAATATAATTGCTCCACTGTCTTCACAGTCATCCACTCTGCAAAAAGCAATAGTTACCCAAGCTATAAGACAAGTGGTGTTATGCAAAGATAAGGATGGAAAATGTGGTTTGAGGTTGCATTCAGTTAGCAGTGGAGTGTTTGTGTGCTATGTTGCTGCCGGCAGCCCAGCAGCTCTGGCGGGTTTGAGGTTTGGGGATCAGATACTGGAGATCAACAATGTGTCTGTTGCTGGCATGTCCATGGATCAATGTCATGGACTGTTGAAGAAGGCCCCAGCTAATGGAATCTATCTGGCTGTGAGAGACAGGTATTGTCTGATCATGTGATATTATTGCATGTGCTTCTTGCATTATGTTcagttttaaaagtaaaaatcgtTCAACAAAATGACAACAAAATCGTGcaacaacaaaacaacaacaaacaaaatttttttttcagacctTTTGAGAGGACAGTTACTTTACACAAAGATTCCCTAGGACATGTTGGTTTTCATTTCAAGGAAGGCAAAATTGTTGGTCTTGTAAAGGACTCATCTGCTGCCCGGAATGGCCTATTGACTGACCATCAGATTCTAGAAATAAACACTATAAATGTAGTGGGGATGAAAGATAAGGAGATATCTAAAGTTATTGACAACAGTCCAACAGTTGTAAACATCACTATTATTCCATCCTACATATATCAACACATGATAAGCAAGTGAGTATGTGCATGCATGTGCAATATTTGTGCAAGATAATTGGTAgtggtatatttttaatgttcatTTATTATGCGTATGtaggcaaaaatatataaggtaGTGTAGTAGTGGTAGTGTGTAGTAATCTTAATGGTTAAAGgaagtaacattttttaataaagttacataaaaaaatgttacttccattaaatgtaatatatgcATAGTACTATGTATACTAATATACCATACCACTATGgcattcaataataaaaaacacaatgtgatttgttcttttttttattaaaaaaaattgataattttcgATATCTTGAATAATAATTGTCAATCTTGAAGCTGGTTTTACCGTTTAAGGTAGGAAAAAACagataacattaataaatgttgataTCAAGATACATGAGCCATTGAGACATTGACATACTGACCATATGGGTGAGCGGGCTACAAATGCTATGTtcctactatatattttttttatttttaggatgTCATCTACATTATTCAAGGAGCTGGACCGCACCCCTGCAGCCTAATTAAAGGAATCTTCAATCTACCAAGGCACTGAATCACAATATGagaaatgttataatttcacTTAAATGCTAGCGCCCCAGAAACAttgtcattttatataaaaagagaAGAATGTTTTATGATgaagtatttgttaaaaaatataatgcatGCACAGAAAGATAGTATAGTTAATGTCACGTAATTAGTACTATAATGTCATTGTGTTCTTGTATGctagtatgtaatataatttcatagtaCATTTTCCTTTTATCTGTATTATGGTCCTATAGTTCtttattaccatttttatttgcagCAATTAGAAATTACCACGGGATTGTTGTCTTTACTAATCCGTTCACAAGTGACCTGTGCTTGACATAGtttatctttcttttttacgCTTCTGGCGTCTTTAATTTCAGTGCCGTTTTTATGTGTCTTTAAgtgtcacaaaaataatacggCTCGTactaattgattttaaatgcatttaaatgatttcagAGGTAggtcaaaatttaaactacAAATCTGCTTGCTAGTACACACTGTGGTTAGGATATTGTGAGTAAAAACTTGTGAATAGCTCTGATTAGTCAGTAGGGGCTGTGATTTGAATGATAAAAGTTcgccaatttattttgtgatttttttaccaaaaatttGCCATAATTTACTTGATACCATTTGTTATCGGAGCGGCGCGCGGCGTTTTGTTTGGATATCGAGTGTTaacattttcaagttttttgagacacaataatgaaaaaaggtatattggtatatgtatacctatattagtaaaaaaaatgcattttattttaatacaatctTAAGTTTTACATCTAGATtccctttattttatatttacataattcctataattaataatgtaacaaGTAATTCAGTCAGTTTTccaaattaagtacataagaaaatatgacgtttcaatttgaatatatattttttattattgaatgttGCCATTgatgattataattaataatttgtagatttttttattattattctactaTGTTTATgctcatcaattaatttattactagcaTATAGTTATATGTAGTAATATATTCATTGATGACATTGACCAATGAAAATAAGGCATTGGATGGAAGTATACGTAGatatgtttgtattattttaagttcTGCATTTTAAAGAGATATCACATTTTGAACTGATTTTTTTAGTCGATTAGAAATTTTACAGATCATTTAGTGttatttgtattcaaatttatattaaaaataaatttattatcctttaactttttttattggaattaTTATCACATTTGCCTTGGCagaaagaatattatatatttattttataactagctgatgcccgcgacttcattcgcgtggccgaacaatagtttagctgaaccaTTATGACCCTTCTTCAGGTGTGCTAAgtagatcttcgatttttatacctcaacaggaaatgctcatcagactgaacaacttttcttagggcgtcatttctgtattttacaggattttttttctactgttttattacatgtatagataTCGATCATGGATCATATAATAACTTCTTGTCTGGTTCGTTGTGATAATTTGGAATTGAACACTACAGTTCCAGTATTATTTTACCTCCAACAATACGTTTTAAGAAAAAGATACAATGAAAGTGacaattttaatcatatcttgaagtttttctttattttttttacttactgacacttagtatttattttcgttgatatataaattaagtaggtagggTACCTCAATATgttaactaaataattttctgttaGATACAATGAGaggttaataaattaagtcaAAAGGGTTTTGGAAAGTCCAGTTGGGTTTAAGTACGACTTCTGGGCAGGACCAAGATTTGGGAATAAAGAAACTGTCGTTATCTGAAGGTGGACAGTTTTTGCGGGCGAAATACTCCATCGGGTATAGACTCCAAAGAAtaccttaaaaaatattacacattaataatttatatatcaatttcataatttttgtttagttcaCTTGTGGCGTGTTAGTAGTAATAAAAGTCACGACATTGCTTTTAGGAGACTTGGACAAAATTTGACcagaaaatacataaataaaacaggcCAAGTACACGCACGAAGTGTGTACAAACTTATAGTGCTTTTTGAATATCTGTTATACTGTCAACAGAAATACATCAAAAATGTTCAGTGCAAACTACCACGGTTCATGAGATAGTATCTTTGTAATAGGTATCGTGCCGTTTTACCCTTTAAGGTTATGGCGACTGATTTCACGTCGTTTCACTTCCTTACAACCCTTTTGGAAGTCgatttatcacaataatacattatttttttcttgtgcTTGTGATGAGAGGCTTccttttaaaggaaaattacaTAGTGTAGTGCTTACCATTTCCAATGAAGAACGTGAaccacataaataaattcagcGCATTTGGGAATCGTTTCCCTGCGTAGGCTGTGATGGGCAAGAATAAGAGCCCAAAAACACCAAATTCTAAGAGCAGCACTGGGTAAAAGAATCCAAAAGCTAGAGCCAGTATCACTTCATGTACCATAGCTGAAATCTGCgaacaattaaaacaaaccGTGAAAGCAGGATATTAGATTTGTGAGATGTGTAATAAAGTCGCACGCAGATAAGGTTTTGAGGTATACTCgtacttacctatatttcGAAAACACGCCTGATTTACtccaatataaattaagttacTTAAATGGTTACGATGGGCACAATTGGCCTTTTATACCCGAGGGCCGTAGAGGTAGAAGCAGACCAAGGAGTATATGGCAGAATGACCTCAACAAATTGTTGAAAGAATAACTAGACTATGATAAGGTTTGAGACGGGTGGACCAATAAAGGTgtggcctttgcccagcagtgggccaCGTCATCTCCaggttaaagaaaaaaaaagaggtCACTAACAAAAAACACGACGAAGGTGGACACGGCCCTGCCGGCCTGCGGCACGAGCGGTCGGTAGATGTAGCACCGCAACCACGAGTACACCACGCGGTTCCACGCGCGGTAATACCGGGAGAACTGCGACGTCACCCACCATTCctggaaatttaataattagctTATTATAACCTGAGATCAGTGCATGCATGGGATTATTAGATCAGTGCATGCATAGATATACTATTTCGACAAAACAATTCGCCGtcgtaattataaaatctgacatgtgttattaattatcacactcgaaaagaaagactATTGGCGAACTCGGACAAATCGCGTGCCCACGCGAATAggaatatattgtatattttctatgtaatATATGACCTTTTTTACCACAAGGAACAATCAGCAATGTAcgctgaaaaaaaatttaccaTCTtctagaaattaataaataactttaatgtttattcaaatatttagaataattGAGAAATCGCTCTTATATCTGTACAACGATTACCTAGACTAAAGCTTAGACTAGTTAAtcgttgttcgccgcgaacttagaacTCGCgatcacaataaatttttacaaaattgtgaatatttcaaaaacgactgaaccgattttgataccccacaaacttaaaaattctattgacagattctatataccttttaaatttcatcaaaatcagaccaacggttcgaaagttatcgcgttacaaacatacatacaaaaaatgtatttttgccccaagtagaatggtAGACCTCGCTctcttcgctcgctcggtcaattaagAAAAACTCTGACTAaagataaatacttaatacgTGCACGCTCAGTTAATCCTCACAGAGAGTTTTCGCGGATCTTGATGTTATTAAAGTTTATGAGTGTTGTAGTTTTAGTAACTCTCTACCTAACTAGGTAAATTAGACTTACGAGTATGATGAAATGAATTTCTGActagaaattaatttcatcatATGATTAAGATCTTGTAAAACTTAgataaaacaaacacataactagtttattattaattaggttTATGATTAATCTAATGAAATGCGGTTTAATACACTTTGCAACATGGGGGTGAATGGCAAGGGAGCTGCTTACCTAACCTAACTGTACGGGAATAAttagatattgtttttaagaatttcatgtggattttttttttgtaatcgaAGAAATTCCTTCTTACTCAGCAATTAGTAGAATTATTATATCCAATGAAGAATGTATAAGATAATAGTCTTCATTGGTCCTATGTTATGTTTTTTCGGAAAAAATGCACTCGTCATTCACAATGTTACTAGTCTTACTTACTCAACGTTTAAGTCATTTGATGTTAAGTAGTTACTTAGTTTAAAGGTTATCGTACTTACGAAGTTAACCTAGGTTGCATATGAAAATCAAAAGTAGTAGAAAGGTACCTCATAAAAGAGCCTGTCCCCGAAAGTCATCATTTCCGCGAAGGCGTTGCACCAGGCGTGCAGGACGCAGTAGAAGCCGCACAGGAACGAGATCACACCCGGCAGCACACACCCGAATAATCCTCTCACTATCATGCCTGCTTCCACCTACgtataacaatttataaatagaaaaattttGTCGAGATTGTGATTTAATATGGAAAATCTGATacttttgttacaaataaagaatCTTTTGAGACCGACTCATAACTATCTTTTGAACGGATTCGAACAAttcctattttatattaatatttcgcCGGCCAGCGTCAGCCGCACCTGCTCCTCAGCTCGTGAGACGCCTCAACACTAACACTTTACCCCTAAAGTGCCCCTAAGGTGCGACAAGATTACGTAAAAGCGGTTTTACGGCAATTCGTTTCTGTCACAAGTATCGTATCTATTCATAAAAACTGTCCATATGCTTACCTTTGTTTGCTTACCGTAGTCAGACCAATACGGTAGAATAAACCGCTCCCACAGAAAGCTGTTGTAGAAAACAACGCCAGCAACCTCCAGGAAATGGAACACTACGAGTCCCCACCTAATCTTCTTTGTtctcatgaaataaaaaaaatacactgaaagcgaccttttaaattttaaatgaatctgCATTGGAAACTTAACtaagtttttacttttttgctCTAGAgctttaaatacaatttcagGCGGCTTATAGATCTCTACGAGCCCACATTGATCCACATTGATCTCTACGAGcttaaaaaagtgaaaatattatttaattatgtacaaattatTACTCAGTACATTATAGCGTACAGTATAGTACATTAAAGTTTTCcacattgtttaaattaaacgtCCCAAACAAATGGTTTTACATGTTTGTCTAGGGCAAGGGACACAGAATGAGAGTTCCAACAACTGTTGTTGGAGTTGTAAATACCTAAACGTTGTATAAAACTGCTATTATGGCGTCCTGAAATGTCGCCAATAGGCCGTTTATTCCCTTTTGGTGTACCTAATTGTGATTTAGCCCATCTTCGATCAATGTAAATGATGTGTAAGTAATGTCAAGAGTTCGCCAATAAAGcgtttaatgataataattatcaaagtGTGACTGTGCATATTGTGCTCTCTTGATGG
This region includes:
- the LOC128683515 gene encoding sterol O-acyltransferase 1; the encoded protein is MTDNLRRRKKEPEKQNGTAKYGDEKTPDTEFALRESPLTLLLQSSPHVKVVYHIFVVILIILLLDTVVYDLVEKGKINIGLSVVKYGFGDIKRGFKLWLFTLTVTLAFYPGLRIYAGGQNYVRKLPALHRIWKYLGISGLVGLQGALLGVTIWDLGRTHLEIASSAAVTLEMFRLSMKIHGIAMACIPRLQNGRTPLPTLKNFIYYLFAPTFIYRDEYPRTKKIRWGLVVFHFLEVAGVVFYNSFLWERFILPYWSDYGKQTKVEAGMIVRGLFGCVLPGVISFLCGFYCVLHAWCNAFAEMMTFGDRLFYEEWWVTSQFSRYYRAWNRVVYSWLRCYIYRPLVPQAGRAVSTFVVFFISAMVHEVILALAFGFFYPVLLLEFGVFGLLFLPITAYAGKRFPNALNLFMWFTFFIGNGILWSLYPMEYFARKNCPPSDNDSFFIPKSWSCPEVVLKPNWTFQNPFDLIY
- the LOC128683516 gene encoding syntenin-1-like; the protein is MSLYPSLEDMKVDNMARAQLSQQQMPPSYGAPSHVAALPSAPALGHVYPSLGDYMGLELSADVIALNMPEYQVQTVHPGTLSQPSGGINNIIAPLSSQSSTLQKAIVTQAIRQVVLCKDKDGKCGLRLHSVSSGVFVCYVAAGSPAALAGLRFGDQILEINNVSVAGMSMDQCHGLLKKAPANGIYLAVRDRPFERTVTLHKDSLGHVGFHFKEGKIVGLVKDSSAARNGLLTDHQILEINTINVVGMKDKEISKVIDNSPTVVNITIIPSYIYQHMISKMSSTLFKELDRTPAA